The Alnus glutinosa chromosome 1, dhAlnGlut1.1, whole genome shotgun sequence region CCCCAAACCCCATCTTCAACGAAGTCACAGTCATTGTGACCCCATTCTTCACAGGTGGTGCAGTAGTCCAGATGCCATGTTCCGTCAGAAAGACCAGCAGAACGTCTGCAGAAAAAACCTCAACAGATTGATCCCTTCAATCTGGTAAATCCTAAATGCCTGACTCCAGCGGAGAATGGGAAAGCTAAGGTGAATAAGTACGAAGAATCTCCAGCGGAGATTCAACAGAAAGTTCCTCAACAGATTGAGTTCTTCAATCTGGATAAGACTAATAGTATTATCCTGGAAGAAGTCCTTCAGACTTCAACCAAATATTCAAAGGGTGATCTCATTAATTACCCTCCTCATATTCAAATACTATTAGATAATTTGACTCAAGCGTTCTTAAAAAgtcataagagtcttcatgacaAGTCTATGAAAGCCACTGAGTAAGTTTAAGCAAcacgcttaaaagatttgataaacctaaggaacaaatcacaataaaagatttgcaacttgaagttaatcaaattaagtatgagattaaaatacttaaggaagaaaatcaagagttaaaacaAGATGTTAAGCTTGAGTCAGCCGCTAGCAGTCCTAATGATAGTGAAGCCGAGTTCGAACCTAAGCTTGAAGACACGCctatatttgaagaaaaaattctAAGTCTAATCAACCGAATCCATATTAAAAAATGGTATTCCAAGGTTAAGATTAAGATTCAAGATTTTGAGTTATCTgtagttgtattaattgatacaggTGCAGATTTAAACTGTATACAAGAAGGACTGGTTCCTACGAAGTATTACAGTAAGACAAAAGAAACTTTGCGTTCTGCTAATGGTAGCAAgatgcaaattacttttgaaattagtaaagcccatgtgtgtcaagacaatgtttgcttcaaaacatcatttgtctTGGTTAAGAATATGACTGATAAAGTCATATTAGGTTTACCTTTCATCACTCTGTTGTATCCCTTTACAACAGATCAGGAtggtttaattacctatcctATGAATGAAAAGGTTAAGGATTTACCAGATTGAAGGACTCAATCTGTTGGGAAACTTTCTGCAGACTTTTTTAAATACTTCTAAACCCCCATTCTGTGCTTCCGCCCAAAATAAGCTCTGCCTTGAATTTCAGACTTCTGCTCCTTAAATAGACTTGGGGCTGGGATCACGGAGTGCCAGCATGCTTAGGCTTGTCAGGCGTGCACCGAAAGCAGATTCCTTCTCATCTCACCGATGAGTCTAGAGCCAGCATAAGAAGTGCTGTCAAAACTAATGAGGAAGGAATCCCCATATTCAATGAGAAAATTGGATTAGGAGATTCTGATGCTGTCAACACTTTGTTCTATACTATTGTAGAACATTTTATTGGCACGCTAAGTCACCTTGTGTCTAAGGTTCATGATCAGATCAGTTGAGTAACCTTAGATGTCCAACCCTGAGCGACTTTAGACGGTACAAAGATGTATTCCTCTAGTCTCGTAAGCATGAAGAATATAAAAAGCATAAGAAAGGGTTCCTGTGAAACCCGCAATTAAGAGGTCAACAACCTCTGGTTGGCTCAAATcatggttcatatatatatatatatatatatatatatatatatatatatatatatatatatatatatatatatatatatatatatatatatatatatatatatatatatatatatatgatatttaaCACGTCAACCACATTATCATTAATCTTTCATTTTAAAATCTTGTTACGTTCAATCACCACCGTCATACACATACATCATTGAAAGTGACCCACGCCGATGCCGTGGATCTTCGTGGCTCCATAGCCGGTGATTTAGAAATCCATGGTCTAGTTGAGGGTCTCTATACCCATGATGGAATTTTAAACCTACAACTTGGCCACAAATTAATGTTGATATGCGTATGTTCGTTCTCATTTTTCACATTCATGTTCAAATGAGAATTATGAGATGATTGTCATCGTCGGTATAGGCGTAGAGACCGCAATGGAGATGGCGAGGCAACGAGGTGAAAATTTCGATGTCACGTGGATTTGCAAATCAAAACTTCGCAActataagatatatatatatataaaccttaTCGACTTAATTGGCAACATTCACGAGTACTAATAGAGTATTGAATATAAACTAAACTTCCAGATAAATAAGCAATAAAGAAGTggtataccaaaaaaaaaaaaaaacaaaaaaaaaaaaaaacaaaaaacaaaaaacaaaggagaagcattttataaatttataagagCAATAATTTAAAAAGGCGTTGTGAAACAAATTTGTTTCAAAAGAACTATCTTTGAAAACagtttatttttcagaaaaaaagaCTTCAAAGATagatgttttctattttcaattattAGAAGTGTAGTATATTTGAaagtgttgtttttgtttttatatgaaAAACAATCTCCCGAGTATGTAAAGAGGTGATGCAATGTGTTGGTGGGGAGGGGGGTGAAATGAACAGTCAGCAATGTGTCGTGTCAATAGTGACGGTTGGtcccaacaaaaaataaataaaaaattagtgatGGTTGGTAAAGGGCGTCCCGAATTGAAAACTCGATTACGATTATTGGTTATTGACTAAAATTAGTAATGTAATCGGGGTAGTCGGTTGGCCAAAATCGCCAACCGTCTCCAGTTAACCAGTTTTTAATAATCGAGGTTACCGATTGGTACCCGGTTACTTGGATCGGTaacttcaaaaattttaaaaattaggtcttttaagccttttttttttttttttgaataaagaGTACCAGCTCTCATTAAAAACCCAAAGGTCCAAATACATTGTTAAGGAATACAAAGACTCCTTAAACAGAAAATCATAACTAATTTATGATTTGGGAGCAAACTACctaaaaaaacacttaaatatTACAAGAACATACGTTGGAAGCCACCCTAACCAAATAAGcaccactaaaaaaaataaaagatggttGATCTACGCTATAAATCGAAAAACTTCAATAATATCCGAGCATCTAAACAGGCAGCCTGCAGATCTAATTAAATAACACAGCATCTAACAACAACACCCCCACAAACGAAAATGGCTGGACATTGCATctaaacaaacaaatacaacaaaaaaaccACCAAAACAGAGGCTCAGTGAGGGGAGGGAGGAGCCGCTAGCAAGAAAGCACCAGGTCATCCAAGAACTGCCGTCCGACATGGTAGGAGAAGGCAGGAGAGTGGTTCGTGGCCATCACGCGTCAAGGAGGTCCTTGGCGCGTGAATGCCACGCGCTGATGTGGAGGGGGCGGTGGGGGACACGCCGAACATTGGGGGACTCGGAGGACGCCGGTGAACCCAATGGTGAGGCCGGTGTTGTGTAATAATAGAGAGAGAAGCGTAGATCTAGATCCAAAATTTTGATCCAAACAAACCTtcaaaaaacacacaaaacacagCTACTTTCCTCACCACTGAGCTCATCGGAAAGCCCCATCACCAGAGAAAACTCTGCTTGCACTAAGAATCAACAGGAAAAAACCAAAGAACCAAAGAACCAAAAAACAACCTCCACCGGTTCAAAATACCGGGAAGAACACAACTCCAACAGCCCTAAAGCTTGGAGAAAAAAACCATCCACCCCTGAAAACAAGCCAAGGAGGAACAAAAACCACCCTAACCCTAAAGGCTAAGGGGAGACACCGGCACTCGGAGGGGAAGGCGTGAAGCGCGCGCGCGGGAGAAAACCAAGCAAAACTCAACGCTTTTgcttaatttaaatttttttagctctttaaaaaaacatttcaacattttttgCTCAATATGTTGACTATGTATATATACCCGATTACCGGTTATTGccgattttaaaattttctaaaacTGATAGCCGCTTTAGTAGGATCAGTTACCGGTTATCTTCAACTGGGTACCAAAGCGGTTAGCCAGTTACCGGTCGGCTTTATACCCCTAATGGATGTATCCAATGGGGCTTGGGCCTTAGGCCTCGGCCtggaaaaaattttgaaaataaaaaatatcttagTTCtccaaatatttaaaagaaagttaATAAGAATAAAGATAGATACTATTTTTTGTGATTCTATAAttattggggtaattacctttttccccccatgaactaccggccaatgtcattttgcccccacgaactaccacttcgaccaaaagagagcatcaaactaccatttttatacacgttgcccccttccgtcaggaatttcgttaattttggatggaatatgccattttttaccgttaattttgacttaaagactaaaataccctctacagtaattaataaaaaatattaaaattaatatattttaaaaaaaaaacaaaaaaaaaaaaaccaaaaacctgaaagaaaaggggtggcggcagccacccctttaggtggccgggtggcctacgagccacccccagaggtggctccggccacctctggggtggctcgcggcccaccccggcctaaggggtggccgcacggcctccccagaacctgggggggccacgcggccaccctaggtcatttatagggtggccgcgcggccacccagctttcggggtgggccgcgagccaccccagaggtggccggagccacctctggggtggctcgcggcccaccccgacctaaggggtggccgcacggcctccccagaacctgggggggccgcgcggccaccctaggtcatttctagggtggctcgcaggccacccggccacctcaggggtggcggcagccacccctttcattcagtctttttttttttttttttaaatgagggtattttagtcatttttaaaattgagttagggcatttacgtctttgcatgaattagactgacagaagggggcaaagtgtgtaaaaatggtagtttgatgctctcttttggtcgaagtggtagttcgtgggggcaaaatgacattggccggtagttcatggggggaaaaggtaattaccccataattatttaataatgtcGACATGGCACTCCAAATTGgtcattacatttttttatttaataatagtTAATTTAAGGGCTAGTTAAGAGTGGCACGTTAGCTTTGTTGGATAATGTTGAATAGAATTataatatttaacatttttcaattaataaatatatggtggatataatattttgaagttttcaATATAcgcattcatttttttaataaaatttaacttAGTGGTGGGcaaattatttgattattgaCTATCGAAAACCCTCTGACAGCCACCGAACCGCCTCACCACCTATTGCCTACCGTATAATTAAAAATTCGAAAatcgaaataaaaaaaaaaattcgaattaATAGTCGGTCTGTAATCGATGAGTAGGGTTTTTCCATCGGTTACCAACCCGACCCGACTATtgcaaaacgacgttgttttgatAACAAGTAAAACGCCGCTGTTTAGCAAACTCTATATAAATGAATTTTTCCTCAAAACGCTGAACACAATTCAAACCCTAGAATCTAGATCATTTATGTCTGTTGTCTCCCGATTAAAAAACACTAGATCACTCCCTCCCCACAGCCCACGCCATGATGCCCATCTGCCCTAGACCAGCTGTCCACGGCCCACGTCCatcgtctctctgtctctctcactcttgTGTTCTGGTGTTCAACTAAATCGTCAAATCAAGGTaacatctctctttctctcttatcAATCCAAGTGTTAaacatctctctttctctccatgGGATCATCGTTTTGTACATTATACAGCCATTAACAGATCTTACATGCATTAtgcctctcttttcttttcttttggttctGTTCCTGGAAACAGTAAATGAGAGTTTAGGTTACTAAAGATGGAAGAAGGAATCAAGTAGTTTATTCGACTTTCTTCTTTTGGCTGTAAATGATTtatgtttctatatatatagactataGTTAGTCTGAAAGTTCAAACAAGTACACGAAGAATTTGAGAATGTAatgtaaatttatttgattgatgTTAATTCCTTCATTCTTTATTCTTCTGTTACCTGGTTTACCTGTTCGATAATTATTGAATTATCCGAAACTTTCGAATATAATCCTTCACGGAAAATAGTCGGGTAATTACACCTGACTATTTCGGTCGAATGTCGGTGATGGGGTTTCTGACACCGATTTATCCGATACCCAGGCCTAATTTAACTTTTCAACATCGAGCTCAAATTCATTTAAAGTTTCGCATACTAAAGTACTATACAATTCAGacatttttttcccaaaacaCCTATTTGCGAGGAGATTGATTCTTTTATGAATCGaataaaatgttttatataaatatacaaccacgatgattttttttttatgtgaataTAAGTTAAATGGTTTATGTGAATAcaagtaattaaattttgtttattattgtgtGCATTTGCTTTAATTCTTTGCACTTGTTATAGTTAAAAATTTGTTCGAAATATGTATTTGtgaattttgtaaaaatgtctttttctccttaataattgaggggtttttttttttttttttttttaatttgtgtaCTTGTTAATTGAATTTAACATtttgagatatatttttttacttatagTTGACATTATATTAACTCTTCTAATATGATTAGGCAAAAGTTAATTgttgtaaaatatatttttaaaattacattaagCTCCCTCCCGATAAGCATCATAACTTGGTCCATAAGTATAAAAGGAAATTATATAAGGCTCATTTAATATAAACATATCTACGGTCGACGATTAAGCTGATGCCTCAGGGCCCCATACAAAAACTGAGCTTGCCGTTTTAGAtacaaaatcaatgaaaatctAAACGTTTTTAGCCCGTTTCAAgggtatatataatattctaTTTAAAGTGTGAATTTAATGGTTACAATTTGTGGCCATTGGATCAAATTATTTTGgaccattaaatatttaaatgtgTTCAAAATCACTATAAATATGATCCTTTGATCATATGCAAAGACACAATCTCATAGACTATTTCTATTCTCCTACACATTTGTTTTTGTGTTACACTCTATAAAGATGTTTATTTTTACTCTAGAAAAAAGTGTTATTATAGAATAACACAATAGGCTTTATTGTATTCCGATAACTATTTTATCGAATTTCTTAATACTTATAAATGAGACAAAATACATTCTAAAATACATTGTCGTTGCGATCGAGCCTTTAAGTTCAAATTTATTTTGCCTCTTCATTCCATAATATTTTCCAACAAATAGGAGTAAGGGccataaggtttttttttataaaaaaaaaaaaaaaaaaaaaaagtcacgcAATCAATCCGACACGATTGGTAAACAACTTTACTCCCCTCCCATTTTTccacttctcaaaaaaaaaaaaaaaaaaaaagtcaacttcaaaatattcgaatatttttttgactttttaaatcacatcattcatttattattactattcaaataaaaaaaaaactactacaaaacaaaatattttaatttttttatacaaaagattacaaatttctttttactttaaattacatcaatcactttatattattatttttttaaaaaataaatcctaaaaaatATTTACCAAACCGAGCCCCAAAGCTTTTACAAATGGGAATGGGTGCTTGGACAGTTGGACTTCTTTTCATGGGGCAGCAAGGCTTAGGCTGGGTACCTTTATGTACGGATATAAGTTTGGGCAGAACAATTTATTAGGCTTTAAAGCCCAATACAATAATAGCGTTTCAACACTTGGCCCAAGAAATTTCAGTTTAGCCTGTCTACAACTAAAATAATGAGAGCAATTACACATTGCTACGCTGGTTTGGTGTGTGAATACTGAATATTGGGAGGTTATTTATGATGGACCGATGCTATTTGGTAGACTATATATGATGTGgtgttaaaaattaatatttattaaaaaaataaaattaaagattaattttcacTACAATGTCATTTTAGtacaataatttattaaatagcattacttacATAGATGGTTAGATTTTACAAatctaatttaaataaaaaataatttaaaataatgatatttagtAGAATATTATACTACTCTTATATAATTAGGATGAAGTGATAATAAAAATCagttgttaattttttacaaattcttaTTTTATCATAACATTCCAATTATATAGCTAGCAGCCGTGTAATAATATAGAATATACATCcatttcaattgaaattaaaaaagaacttGAATTATAGTTATTTGTAATGCTATTTAACAAAATGatatacaatttttatataattttatatatgcgATAATGCGAATTAAAATAAACCCTTCAATCAActctagaaaaataaaataaaaattaaaagactaatTTTTGCTGACACATCTCCCATTCCCATAGCGCGTAGTCTACTTTTATAGTGTTTGACGGACCAAACACTGATCCGATCGAATTTTCTCGAGAAAAGCAAAACACAAAGCAGTCTCTACCCCTTCTTCCTCCGGCCTGGAAGCACAATTTTCACTCAGACAATTGATTGAATCGGGCATGGCAGACCCAGCACCGCGGCTTAACCTCTTCACGGTGCTCTCGGAATCAAAGCGCATCCTGAACGCCCACTCGCGCTACTTCCTGGCGCTCTCGGTGCTCTTCCTGCTGCCTCTCTCCTTCTCCCTCGTCGTCTACCCAACCCTCCTCCACCTCCTCACTGATCCTTTCCCCAACAACTCCCAAGTCCTCCTTCGTACCCACCCTTTTGattaccaccaccaccatcatcaTCAAGAAGAACCCATCTTCTCCAACAACCACCTCCTTTCTCTCCTCTACTCCCTCTTCGTCTTCGCCTTCTCTCTACTCGCCGTCGGCTCCATCACCTTCAGCGTCTTACACGGCTTCTATGGCCGACCCGTCAAGCTAATCTCCGCCATCAAATCCGTGTTCACTTCCTTCTTTCCCCTATTGTTAACGGTTATCATTTTCCAGGTCATTGTTTGTCTGATTTCTATTGCTTTTGGGCTTCTCTTGTTATCGGTCATGAGAGGCATGGAGCTTTTGGGGCTTGAGGTTGAGTATTCTTCCCCTTATTTTCTAACGTTTAGTGGGGTTGTGTTGCTTGCTTTGATTATGGTGTTGGTGTATCTGCAAGTGAATTGGACCCTGGTGTCTGTGATTGTGGTGGTGGAATCCAAGTGGGGGTTCGAGCCTTTGAGGCGGAGTGCGAGCTTGGTGAAGGGGATGAGAGGTGTTGCGCTTTCTTTGCTGTTGTTTTTCGGGGGTTTAGCAGGGATTGTGGTGTGGACCGGCGCGGTTTCGGCCGTGGGATCGGATGGTGCAGGTGATGGGTGGAAGAGTTGGGCGTTTGTTGTGCAAATTGTGGTGACTTCCACTTCGCTTATGCTGCTGCTGCTTTACTATGCCGCGGCGAACACTGTGTTGTATATGTATTGCAAGGCTTTCCATGGGGAGCTGGCTGCAGAGATTGCTGAGGAGTTTGCAAGGGAGTACGTTAGCTTGCCCTTTGATGATGGGAAGATTCCTCATGTTGTTTCAGTTGTTGTAAGTTGATTTAGAATGAGGTTAGTACCTTTTTAATGGACGCCTCAaatcttctttttctgtttttgtttttagttgggTGTCTTGCCTTGCTAAAGTTGTTTCTAGTTTGTATTTTGTGAAACTTTCGTGTATAAAATCAAAGACATGTGAATAAATATGAcacttgtttcaattttgttaccTATTATGGTGTGTTTGCATTCCCATGGAAAGTTAATGGCTTCTTTGTGTTTGAAGGGGGAGTTGAATTGGGTCTTGTTGTGTCTTTCATATAACAATCACTCATTCAAAAGACCTTGTGACCCTTTGAAATGAAGACTTTGATCGATTCGTGTGTGTGTAGATGCTGTTTTGTATACTCTTATCCTAGATTAGCCTAAAGATGAGAACTGGATTGAGCATCATAACATCAGCTCGAACCCCCACATAATGAAATACAACCACTGTCCTCTGCTGCCTGCTGGTAAATATAGGAAATATTGTGGCAAAACCAACCATTCAAGACAAAGATTTTCACAAATTGCACAGTTTTATAGGACCTTGCTCAAACTTTGGCTTCAAAATCACAAGCTTACCTTTAGGTCTTTTCTATGATAACGTCTAGTGAAGAGGGAGGAGAGGCTTTCCTCATTTGGTTCCCATCCAGTCTAGGTCCTCTAgtttttttcattcttctttttggtcttttagttttgggtCTCTCTATATCTTGGGAGTAGATCTACGGTGGTTGGGTCATTTTCTGCACACATGCGCCCCACCCGAGGCCTCGCCGGCTTGTTTCGGTCTTAACCGTCAACGTCGATTTTGTGGATGGTCATTGTGCCGGTGTGCGTGGCGAGTGTTGCCAAGGGAGTTTCTGAAGCTTGGGAGTTAGATTTACGGTATTTGAGACCTTTTCACCGCACACGCACCTCTCTGATGGCTTCTCCGGCACATTTCGCACCGCTACCACcattactcttttcttttcttttttccctgtAGCTATGGCTTTTCCTTTGTATTTCGAGTTTGCTTTTTATTTCGGCTTTCGTCGGCTCGGGTTTTGGGTGTCTCACGTGGATTTTgggtttgtgggtttttttggggAGGGTTGTTCGGGGCTTCTGGTGGGTTTTGAggggtttgttgggttggggtaCTTTCGGGGCAAGTTTGAGTGTTTGACGGAGGCTTCAACTATTTTTTGGAATTTCGATTTCACGaaggttttgggtgttgtgggtgtTTTCTGGCCAAGAGGGTTTGATAGAtcgttttgttgttttggattcTAGGTTTGTAAGAGCTCGATTATATACTTCATGTATATGTAGGGGCGCCTTATGTTTTTTCAATAAAGTTGcattattacttaaaaaaaaaaaaaaaaaatcacaaaatgcTTATGAAAATCCAAAGTAgataaacaaattatatatatatatatatatatatatatatatatatatatatatatatatatatatatatatatatatatatatatatatatatatatatatatatatatatatatatatatatatatatatatcataagaGGAAAATTCTTTGCAAGTCATGCTCCAAAAAGTGCTGTGAGACGTGCTAGATCTTCAATTATTATGCCAAAGAATGATTGGAATTATGTATGGAAATTCAAGAGACTGACCATTGATGTCAAATCACCTCTagtttttgagaaaatgaaTCAAAAAGTCAGCCACCAACCGAAAAAAGAGCTTTTGATGCCAGTTCCATCTAAGGGGCACTGTGTCATTGATCCACGCCTCCCCTTCTATtaggtttataattttttatacgataCGCAAACTTAAGACGAATACGATTTTGAGTTATAGGATTTAGGTTTAGCCTAAACTAATTCGGATTATAAATGGATTGACTCGTTAATGATACGTTTATGAACGTATTAAACTGGCACAAGAAACTGAGAaatgcatgaatatcttttaaAAGCCATGGACTAATTTTTGTATAAGAAAATTAAAGCCATGGACTAGTTGGTCATAATTTGATTCTCCTAATGAATATCTTTTAATAGCTATAAACAGTCCTGTTGCATCCCTCTTaagttttttattcattttgtagCAAATTGGCCTTTGTACTAGcggtggagaaaaaaaaaaaaaaaaccaataaaaaaaacccaaaacgaATCAGGTCAAACGGGCCGTGTCAACCCGGCACAACCCGTTGGCTAAACGGGTCTATTGTGTCGGTTCGGATTATCCGGCTCATAGTTGTGTCATTTTCGAGTTTAGGGTATCAACACGTTTAATTAATCATGTCGGGTTCTGGTCAACCTCAACGGGTTGTCGGGTTAACTGGATCGACACGCCAACCCGTTTTACCACTCCTACCTTCAACCTGTTTAGAGGGTGGCCATTGACATGGATAACGTCAGACAAAATTAGATGAGGATATCATATATCTATCGGCTTGATTTTGGACACCTTATCTACCCATGGGCTACCACTCTTCCGTTATCTATTTGGATGGCGATTTTATGTCTCCATCCTATAAACTCAACCTCATTATTCTGTCAATTTCAACATGGTTGAAAGATCCAGAAAGGCTTTATCATTTATGGCCtctatatgtgtgtatatatatatatatatgtggtgcTGACATGAGGTTAAGACCGAATTATTGTGGGAAACGAGTACTGATAAATATGGCccctaaaaaacaaaatgtatTGAGAAAGggtgatttgaagaaattaaattaactcAATTTCATTCCTCAAGGGGCTTTATCATTTATGGCCTCTATATAAACTCTTCATTGGCTTCATTTTATCTCATCATCACAACAAGCCAATAGTTACTAGTTTCTTTCCCATTAATAACTCTTCCCTGAGATAGCCAAAGAAGCCAGAACCATTTCTTCTCACCGTACCAAAAATGGCTAGCCTCAATATTGACGAGGAACACAACCACTCTTCTATCTTAACAACAATCCACTAGACCCTGAGGAGTTCGGGCGGCAAGGCCACATGATCATAGACATCCTAGCTGATTGTTATTTGAATGTTATGTTGAAGATAATCAAAGCAAAGTACAAGGCAATGGCTCGTACTAGTAATGAAATGGCATGGTTATAACttcgtgttttttttcttttcctcgcAAGATTGTAACCAAGATCCGGTTTTTCATGAAAGAACCAAGCACATCGAggttatttgttatttcattCGAGACAAGATATTTCTATACCATT contains the following coding sequences:
- the LOC133869051 gene encoding uncharacterized protein LOC133869051; its protein translation is MADPAPRLNLFTVLSESKRILNAHSRYFLALSVLFLLPLSFSLVVYPTLLHLLTDPFPNNSQVLLRTHPFDYHHHHHHQEEPIFSNNHLLSLLYSLFVFAFSLLAVGSITFSVLHGFYGRPVKLISAIKSVFTSFFPLLLTVIIFQVIVCLISIAFGLLLLSVMRGMELLGLEVEYSSPYFLTFSGVVLLALIMVLVYLQVNWTLVSVIVVVESKWGFEPLRRSASLVKGMRGVALSLLLFFGGLAGIVVWTGAVSAVGSDGAGDGWKSWAFVVQIVVTSTSLMLLLLYYAAANTVLYMYCKAFHGELAAEIAEEFAREYVSLPFDDGKIPHVVSVVVS